One Microplitis mediator isolate UGA2020A chromosome 3, iyMicMedi2.1, whole genome shotgun sequence DNA segment encodes these proteins:
- the LOC130665394 gene encoding divergent protein kinase domain 1C isoform X1, producing MNIRRIPGFIYHNKYFTGGILFTFILIIYLLYHWGIICSNFEARRQVSDVCNNYENGMAMGVLCEPLCLKQSIHSFTCENLHSGKEVVFSAYWETTRIVFKSSKKRLPSEQYESLHWIDTLGYKHYPSEKEFEKMISDLVFTRLNITIGNRQLERLSHLRLGHLETDETRRNFEMENIWSLLQENEYLISILYEDREIFPRLIGTCGTFYAVEYAMPIKNPTTALALLDTTHDWSKRLQIAIMILDLIDELENNFPESFILCDVKIYHFGLPIGGQRLKYLDLDAVFPKAVASRLTADGRTCIKHNDCDYFDCKSVCSVNKLCESPVINNNLQIVCEKVFLGWTLSGTIIIPGLLMSRKTNENLTALLNQCAHIGRPRYINFENLSKISTPLTIKTKLYDILTDMVRHYAASI from the exons atgaatatacgACGAATTCCAGGATTTATTTatcacaataaatattttaccggCGGTATTTTAttcacatttattttaattatttacttactcTACCACTGGGGCATTATCTGTTCAAATTTTGAAGCACGGCGACAAGTGTCAGACGTG tgtaataattatgaaaatgggATGGCTATGGGAGTTTTATGTGAACCCTTATGTTTAAAACAGAGTATTCATTCTTTTACCTGTGAAAATCTGCATTCTGGTAAAGAAGTTGTTTTCTCAGCGTATTGGGAGACTACGAGAATTGTATTTAAATCTTCCAA aaAACGATTGCCATCAGAACAATACGAATCGCTCCATTGGATTGATACTCTTGGATACAAACACTATCCATCAgaaaaagaatttgaaaaaatgataagtgACTTAGTATTTACAAGGCTCAATATAACTATTGGTAATAGACAACTAGAAAGATTAAGTCATTTACGACTGGGTCATTTAGAGACTGATGAAACGAGACGTAACTTTGAAATGGAAAATATTTGGTCGCTTCTACAGGAAAACGAATATCTTATTTCGATTCTTTACGAAGACAGAGAAATATTCCCACGTTTAATTGGAACATGTGGAACTTTTTATGCTGTTGAATATGCGATGCCAATTAAAAATCCAACAACTGCCTTAGCTCTTTTAGACACGACGCACGATTGGTCAAAAAGACTTCAAATCGCCATAATGATTTTAGATCTAATAGACGAGTTAGAGAATAATTTTCCAGAGTCTTTTATTCTTTGTGACGTTAAGATCTATCACTTTGGACTTCCTATTGGTGGTCAACGTCTCAAATATCTGGATCTTGATGCTGTGTTTCCTAAAGCAGTTGCTAGTCGTTTGACTGCAGATGGACGGACATGTATCAAACACAATGACTGTGATTATTTTGACTGCAAATCTGTCTGTTCTGTTAATAAACTCTGTGAGTCGCCTGTGATTAATAACAACTTacag ATAGTTTGCGAAAAAGTTTTCCTTGGCTGGACACTTTCAGGTACGATCATAATACCTGGATTACTCATGTCTCGAAAAACTAATGAAAACCTTACAGCTTTACTCAACCAATGTGCGCACATTGGACGTCCACGATACATTAATTTTGAGAATTTATCAAAGATATCAACTCCATTGAccataaaaacaaaactttatGATATACTGACTGATATGGTTCGACATTACGCAGCTTCTATATAG
- the LOC130665394 gene encoding divergent protein kinase domain 1C isoform X4 has translation MAMGVLCEPLCLKQSIHSFTCENLHSGKEVVFSAYWETTRIVFKSSKKRLPSEQYESLHWIDTLGYKHYPSEKEFEKMISDLVFTRLNITIGNRQLERLSHLRLGHLETDETRRNFEMENIWSLLQENEYLISILYEDREIFPRLIGTCGTFYAVEYAMPIKNPTTALALLDTTHDWSKRLQIAIMILDLIDELENNFPESFILCDVKIYHFGLPIGGQRLKYLDLDAVFPKAVASRLTADGRTCIKHNDCDYFDCKSVCSVNKLCESPVINNNLQIVCEKVFLGWTLSGTIIIPGLLMSRKTNENLTALLNQCAHIGRPRYINFENLSKISTPLTIKTKLYDILTDMVRHYAASI, from the exons ATGGCTATGGGAGTTTTATGTGAACCCTTATGTTTAAAACAGAGTATTCATTCTTTTACCTGTGAAAATCTGCATTCTGGTAAAGAAGTTGTTTTCTCAGCGTATTGGGAGACTACGAGAATTGTATTTAAATCTTCCAA aaAACGATTGCCATCAGAACAATACGAATCGCTCCATTGGATTGATACTCTTGGATACAAACACTATCCATCAgaaaaagaatttgaaaaaatgataagtgACTTAGTATTTACAAGGCTCAATATAACTATTGGTAATAGACAACTAGAAAGATTAAGTCATTTACGACTGGGTCATTTAGAGACTGATGAAACGAGACGTAACTTTGAAATGGAAAATATTTGGTCGCTTCTACAGGAAAACGAATATCTTATTTCGATTCTTTACGAAGACAGAGAAATATTCCCACGTTTAATTGGAACATGTGGAACTTTTTATGCTGTTGAATATGCGATGCCAATTAAAAATCCAACAACTGCCTTAGCTCTTTTAGACACGACGCACGATTGGTCAAAAAGACTTCAAATCGCCATAATGATTTTAGATCTAATAGACGAGTTAGAGAATAATTTTCCAGAGTCTTTTATTCTTTGTGACGTTAAGATCTATCACTTTGGACTTCCTATTGGTGGTCAACGTCTCAAATATCTGGATCTTGATGCTGTGTTTCCTAAAGCAGTTGCTAGTCGTTTGACTGCAGATGGACGGACATGTATCAAACACAATGACTGTGATTATTTTGACTGCAAATCTGTCTGTTCTGTTAATAAACTCTGTGAGTCGCCTGTGATTAATAACAACTTacag ATAGTTTGCGAAAAAGTTTTCCTTGGCTGGACACTTTCAGGTACGATCATAATACCTGGATTACTCATGTCTCGAAAAACTAATGAAAACCTTACAGCTTTACTCAACCAATGTGCGCACATTGGACGTCCACGATACATTAATTTTGAGAATTTATCAAAGATATCAACTCCATTGAccataaaaacaaaactttatGATATACTGACTGATATGGTTCGACATTACGCAGCTTCTATATAG
- the LOC130665394 gene encoding divergent protein kinase domain 1C isoform X3, translated as MCATEFLWCNNYENGMAMGVLCEPLCLKQSIHSFTCENLHSGKEVVFSAYWETTRIVFKSSKKRLPSEQYESLHWIDTLGYKHYPSEKEFEKMISDLVFTRLNITIGNRQLERLSHLRLGHLETDETRRNFEMENIWSLLQENEYLISILYEDREIFPRLIGTCGTFYAVEYAMPIKNPTTALALLDTTHDWSKRLQIAIMILDLIDELENNFPESFILCDVKIYHFGLPIGGQRLKYLDLDAVFPKAVASRLTADGRTCIKHNDCDYFDCKSVCSVNKLCESPVINNNLQIVCEKVFLGWTLSGTIIIPGLLMSRKTNENLTALLNQCAHIGRPRYINFENLSKISTPLTIKTKLYDILTDMVRHYAASI; from the exons ATGTGCGCGACGGAATTTCTATgg tgtaataattatgaaaatgggATGGCTATGGGAGTTTTATGTGAACCCTTATGTTTAAAACAGAGTATTCATTCTTTTACCTGTGAAAATCTGCATTCTGGTAAAGAAGTTGTTTTCTCAGCGTATTGGGAGACTACGAGAATTGTATTTAAATCTTCCAA aaAACGATTGCCATCAGAACAATACGAATCGCTCCATTGGATTGATACTCTTGGATACAAACACTATCCATCAgaaaaagaatttgaaaaaatgataagtgACTTAGTATTTACAAGGCTCAATATAACTATTGGTAATAGACAACTAGAAAGATTAAGTCATTTACGACTGGGTCATTTAGAGACTGATGAAACGAGACGTAACTTTGAAATGGAAAATATTTGGTCGCTTCTACAGGAAAACGAATATCTTATTTCGATTCTTTACGAAGACAGAGAAATATTCCCACGTTTAATTGGAACATGTGGAACTTTTTATGCTGTTGAATATGCGATGCCAATTAAAAATCCAACAACTGCCTTAGCTCTTTTAGACACGACGCACGATTGGTCAAAAAGACTTCAAATCGCCATAATGATTTTAGATCTAATAGACGAGTTAGAGAATAATTTTCCAGAGTCTTTTATTCTTTGTGACGTTAAGATCTATCACTTTGGACTTCCTATTGGTGGTCAACGTCTCAAATATCTGGATCTTGATGCTGTGTTTCCTAAAGCAGTTGCTAGTCGTTTGACTGCAGATGGACGGACATGTATCAAACACAATGACTGTGATTATTTTGACTGCAAATCTGTCTGTTCTGTTAATAAACTCTGTGAGTCGCCTGTGATTAATAACAACTTacag ATAGTTTGCGAAAAAGTTTTCCTTGGCTGGACACTTTCAGGTACGATCATAATACCTGGATTACTCATGTCTCGAAAAACTAATGAAAACCTTACAGCTTTACTCAACCAATGTGCGCACATTGGACGTCCACGATACATTAATTTTGAGAATTTATCAAAGATATCAACTCCATTGAccataaaaacaaaactttatGATATACTGACTGATATGGTTCGACATTACGCAGCTTCTATATAG
- the LOC130665394 gene encoding divergent protein kinase domain 1C isoform X2, translating into MGFIYHNKYFTGGILFTFILIIYLLYHWGIICSNFEARRQVSDVCNNYENGMAMGVLCEPLCLKQSIHSFTCENLHSGKEVVFSAYWETTRIVFKSSKKRLPSEQYESLHWIDTLGYKHYPSEKEFEKMISDLVFTRLNITIGNRQLERLSHLRLGHLETDETRRNFEMENIWSLLQENEYLISILYEDREIFPRLIGTCGTFYAVEYAMPIKNPTTALALLDTTHDWSKRLQIAIMILDLIDELENNFPESFILCDVKIYHFGLPIGGQRLKYLDLDAVFPKAVASRLTADGRTCIKHNDCDYFDCKSVCSVNKLCESPVINNNLQIVCEKVFLGWTLSGTIIIPGLLMSRKTNENLTALLNQCAHIGRPRYINFENLSKISTPLTIKTKLYDILTDMVRHYAASI; encoded by the exons ATgg GATTTATTTatcacaataaatattttaccggCGGTATTTTAttcacatttattttaattatttacttactcTACCACTGGGGCATTATCTGTTCAAATTTTGAAGCACGGCGACAAGTGTCAGACGTG tgtaataattatgaaaatgggATGGCTATGGGAGTTTTATGTGAACCCTTATGTTTAAAACAGAGTATTCATTCTTTTACCTGTGAAAATCTGCATTCTGGTAAAGAAGTTGTTTTCTCAGCGTATTGGGAGACTACGAGAATTGTATTTAAATCTTCCAA aaAACGATTGCCATCAGAACAATACGAATCGCTCCATTGGATTGATACTCTTGGATACAAACACTATCCATCAgaaaaagaatttgaaaaaatgataagtgACTTAGTATTTACAAGGCTCAATATAACTATTGGTAATAGACAACTAGAAAGATTAAGTCATTTACGACTGGGTCATTTAGAGACTGATGAAACGAGACGTAACTTTGAAATGGAAAATATTTGGTCGCTTCTACAGGAAAACGAATATCTTATTTCGATTCTTTACGAAGACAGAGAAATATTCCCACGTTTAATTGGAACATGTGGAACTTTTTATGCTGTTGAATATGCGATGCCAATTAAAAATCCAACAACTGCCTTAGCTCTTTTAGACACGACGCACGATTGGTCAAAAAGACTTCAAATCGCCATAATGATTTTAGATCTAATAGACGAGTTAGAGAATAATTTTCCAGAGTCTTTTATTCTTTGTGACGTTAAGATCTATCACTTTGGACTTCCTATTGGTGGTCAACGTCTCAAATATCTGGATCTTGATGCTGTGTTTCCTAAAGCAGTTGCTAGTCGTTTGACTGCAGATGGACGGACATGTATCAAACACAATGACTGTGATTATTTTGACTGCAAATCTGTCTGTTCTGTTAATAAACTCTGTGAGTCGCCTGTGATTAATAACAACTTacag ATAGTTTGCGAAAAAGTTTTCCTTGGCTGGACACTTTCAGGTACGATCATAATACCTGGATTACTCATGTCTCGAAAAACTAATGAAAACCTTACAGCTTTACTCAACCAATGTGCGCACATTGGACGTCCACGATACATTAATTTTGAGAATTTATCAAAGATATCAACTCCATTGAccataaaaacaaaactttatGATATACTGACTGATATGGTTCGACATTACGCAGCTTCTATATAG